The proteins below are encoded in one region of Metabacillus dongyingensis:
- a CDS encoding sodium:solute symporter, whose protein sequence is MQLLDTLVVLVYFGVLIGVGVIGSKKAKTSEDFNLAGRNLGMFMYLGCLSAVILGGAATIGTAKLGYIYGISGIWFVTMIGLGIIILGTIFIKKIDSLKITTISELLGKRYTSETRLLSAIVAAIYTLMVAVTQVIGMGAIINVLLGWNITTSMLVGGGIVLFYTILGGMWSVTVTDIIQFVVMTIGIFFIMLPMSISKADGWGNLLTELPQTHFSFASIGYQQIFQYFLLYALGMVVSQDIWQRVFTAKSNKIARNGSIFAGFYSIAYALAGSIIGMCAFIVIPSISNPQNTFAEMALAILPSGILGLVLASVCSALMSTASGTLLASATLITNDILKQYFMKNMTDRQLLRASRITTLIVGLIAITFSIWIQDVLVALDVAYAILSGAIFIPLVMTFFWKKATPNAGFYSILVSTVVVLAGLFFEGLTSTNPIIYGMSSGFIVLVGISYLTNYRKKTSNVEYLKETKQL, encoded by the coding sequence ATGCAGCTGCTCGATACGCTCGTGGTTTTAGTGTATTTTGGGGTTTTAATAGGTGTTGGGGTTATCGGTTCCAAAAAGGCAAAGACATCGGAAGATTTTAACCTGGCCGGACGGAATCTTGGAATGTTCATGTATCTCGGCTGTCTCTCTGCTGTCATTCTCGGAGGCGCCGCAACAATTGGAACGGCAAAACTTGGTTATATATATGGAATCTCAGGGATCTGGTTTGTCACCATGATTGGTCTTGGCATTATTATACTCGGCACTATTTTTATTAAGAAAATTGATTCTTTGAAAATCACAACCATCAGTGAACTGCTCGGCAAAAGATATACTTCTGAAACCCGCCTGCTAAGTGCAATTGTAGCTGCCATCTATACTTTAATGGTTGCTGTAACACAGGTTATAGGAATGGGAGCAATCATCAACGTCCTTTTAGGCTGGAATATTACGACTTCGATGCTTGTCGGGGGCGGAATCGTTCTTTTTTATACCATTCTTGGCGGCATGTGGAGTGTAACCGTTACAGACATTATTCAATTTGTTGTCATGACCATCGGAATCTTTTTCATTATGCTGCCAATGAGCATTTCAAAAGCGGATGGCTGGGGAAATCTATTGACAGAGCTCCCTCAGACTCACTTCAGTTTTGCATCTATCGGTTATCAGCAAATCTTTCAATACTTCCTGCTTTATGCCTTGGGCATGGTCGTATCACAGGATATTTGGCAGCGGGTATTTACTGCAAAATCGAATAAAATAGCTAGAAACGGCTCTATTTTTGCAGGTTTCTACAGCATTGCCTATGCACTTGCAGGAAGCATCATCGGGATGTGTGCATTTATCGTCATCCCGTCCATCAGCAATCCTCAAAACACCTTTGCAGAAATGGCCCTTGCCATTCTTCCATCGGGAATTTTAGGGCTTGTTCTTGCAAGTGTCTGCTCTGCTCTCATGTCAACAGCATCAGGAACTCTGCTGGCGTCGGCCACTCTTATTACAAATGATATTTTAAAGCAATATTTCATGAAAAACATGACAGATAGACAGCTTTTAAGAGCATCAAGAATTACAACGCTTATCGTTGGATTAATCGCGATCACCTTCTCGATTTGGATTCAGGATGTCTTAGTCGCTTTAGATGTAGCATACGCCATTTTATCCGGTGCAATCTTTATCCCGCTCGTCATGACATTCTTCTGGAAAAAAGCGACGCCGAATGCCGGCTTTTATTCCATTTTGGTCAGCACGGTCGTTGTCCTTGCCGGGCTGTTTTTTGAAGGGCTTACATCAACAAACCCGATCATATATGGAATGTCATCTGGTTTTATCGTTTTAGTGGGGATTTCATACCTTACTAACTATAGAAAGAAAACAAGCAATGTGGAGTATTTGAAAGAGACAAAACAATTATAA
- a CDS encoding ABC transporter permease → MTFLKELFSYMGENIDLLLLYTGQHLLMVIIGVSLALIAGTLLGIVCSRYKKLAPIILSAANIIQIVPSLALLALLMLYFGLGFYTVVIGLFLYSLLPIIRHTYVGLEQVDSSLTEAGHGIGMTYMQLLTKVQLPLAMPFIMAGLRIAAVIAIGVATLAPFVGGDGLGREIFSGINSRNDIRIYVGAIPASILAILADIILGRMEKRMSVKAAK, encoded by the coding sequence ATGACATTTCTTAAAGAACTATTTTCTTATATGGGCGAAAATATAGATTTGCTGCTTCTTTACACTGGACAGCACCTGCTTATGGTCATCATCGGGGTTTCATTGGCATTGATTGCGGGAACGCTCCTTGGCATTGTGTGCAGCAGGTATAAGAAACTGGCGCCTATTATCTTATCAGCAGCCAACATCATTCAAATCGTTCCGAGTCTTGCCTTGCTGGCCTTGCTGATGTTATATTTCGGACTTGGCTTCTATACAGTGGTCATTGGATTGTTCCTTTACTCATTGCTGCCCATCATCAGGCATACCTATGTGGGGCTCGAGCAGGTTGATTCATCTCTCACGGAAGCGGGACACGGTATTGGGATGACCTACATGCAGCTTCTGACAAAAGTACAGCTCCCGCTTGCTATGCCATTTATCATGGCTGGATTAAGAATTGCGGCAGTGATCGCTATAGGCGTTGCAACCCTTGCGCCATTCGTAGGCGGTGACGGACTAGGACGTGAAATTTTCTCAGGAATTAACTCCAGAAATGACATTCGGATCTATGTCGGCGCCATTCCGGCTTCCATTCTGGCCATCCTTGCAGATATTATTTTAGGGCGGATGGAGAAGAGGATGAGTGTGAAGGCTGCGAAATAA
- a CDS encoding glycine betaine ABC transporter substrate-binding protein, whose translation MRKAIILSALAVIIACTSVLSGCSSKETIKIGAATYTETKIMAAIYKELIEDRTDLTVDITPDLLSNPMILKSMSRDDLDMALMYSGVIFSNFFPVKQTTDRKEVLKQAQEGFDKHYDFTWFDPLGWENTYALTVQKQTAEEKGLKKVSDLKKDQGNMKFGVDSSWMERKQDGYPAFIKHYGFDFEQSYSMDINLVYEAVANERVDVVLAYSTDPRLIQYHLKTLEDDKRFFPPYDASMVARNEVLEKHPELKPIMNELVGEMDEETITKLNYEVDIKNRNEREVAREFLTEKGLLNNGSEGTK comes from the coding sequence ATGAGGAAAGCAATCATTCTATCTGCACTGGCAGTTATCATAGCATGCACCTCGGTTTTATCAGGATGCAGCTCAAAAGAAACCATTAAAATCGGCGCCGCCACCTACACAGAAACAAAGATTATGGCTGCGATTTATAAAGAACTGATTGAAGATCGGACAGATTTAACCGTTGATATTACACCTGATCTGCTCTCAAATCCGATGATTCTAAAATCGATGAGCAGAGATGACCTGGATATGGCGCTCATGTATTCAGGAGTTATTTTCAGCAACTTTTTCCCTGTAAAGCAGACGACAGACCGCAAAGAGGTTCTGAAGCAGGCACAGGAAGGCTTTGATAAGCACTATGACTTTACATGGTTTGACCCTCTTGGCTGGGAAAATACCTATGCGCTGACCGTTCAGAAGCAGACTGCAGAAGAAAAAGGGCTTAAGAAAGTATCAGATTTGAAAAAAGATCAGGGGAATATGAAATTCGGTGTTGATTCATCCTGGATGGAGCGCAAACAGGATGGATATCCTGCCTTTATCAAGCATTACGGGTTTGACTTCGAACAATCTTATTCCATGGATATCAACTTAGTTTATGAGGCAGTTGCGAATGAACGGGTCGATGTGGTTCTTGCCTATTCAACTGACCCGAGACTGATTCAATATCATTTGAAAACATTAGAGGATGACAAACGATTTTTCCCTCCTTATGATGCTTCTATGGTTGCACGAAATGAGGTCCTTGAGAAGCATCCGGAGCTTAAACCGATTATGAATGAACTGGTCGGTGAGATGGATGAGGAAACCATCACGAAGCTCAATTACGAGGTTGATATTAAAAACCGCAACGAACGGGAAGTAGCAAGAGAATTCCTGACGGAAAAAGGCCTCCTGAACAACGGATCGGAGGGAACGAAATGA
- a CDS encoding ABC transporter permease: MKLIQDYFSFLQERYPDILARSGEHLTIVGLAVLFGCIAAITTGILLTRVKEGPLNSFVFGLVNVFQTVPTIALLAMLIPLMGIGMKPAIFALFLYSLLPLLRNTYSGIREVDGSIVEAARGMGFGTFQRLFKIELPLAFPYILSGIRLTTVYIISWTTLAALIGAGGLGDLIIAGMSNNDNFLIFTGTISAIILAVIVDVVLGFFSKNRTGLTA, translated from the coding sequence ATGAAACTCATTCAGGATTATTTTTCCTTTCTGCAGGAACGGTACCCAGATATTCTGGCAAGGTCAGGAGAACATTTAACGATTGTTGGCCTTGCTGTTTTATTCGGCTGCATAGCAGCTATTACAACTGGTATTTTACTGACAAGGGTGAAAGAAGGCCCTTTAAACAGCTTCGTATTTGGTCTTGTGAATGTATTTCAGACGGTTCCGACCATTGCCTTGCTTGCGATGCTTATTCCGCTGATGGGCATCGGAATGAAGCCTGCAATATTTGCTCTCTTTTTATATTCATTACTGCCGCTTCTCCGCAATACCTATTCAGGTATTAGAGAAGTGGATGGCAGCATTGTTGAAGCAGCCAGAGGAATGGGGTTTGGCACGTTTCAGCGTCTATTTAAAATTGAACTTCCGCTTGCATTTCCATACATTCTTTCAGGAATTCGATTAACGACCGTTTATATAATCAGCTGGACAACCCTTGCTGCATTGATTGGAGCCGGGGGACTTGGTGATTTGATTATTGCCGGCATGTCAAACAATGATAATTTTCTTATCTTTACTGGAACGATCAGTGCCATTATTCTGGCGGTTATCGTTGATGTTGTTTTAGGCTTTTTCAGTAAAAATAGAACCGGGTTAACAGCTTAG
- a CDS encoding ABC transporter ATP-binding protein gives MIQLRNITKKYPDGFKALKDINLELEAGKIHVVIGPSGCGKSTTMKLINRLITPTEGTVYINNEDISKINPVELRRKIGYVIQSIGLFPHMTIADNVAVVPRLLKWEEERTTRKVNELLSMVNLDPETYRSRFPSELSGGQQQRVGVIRALAAEPDVILMDEPFSALDPISRDQLQAELVNLQDDLKKTIVFVTHDMDEAIKIADNIILMKDGEVIQVGSPDSILRHPANDFVKEFIGKKRLKEHNDTSFPMDPDEIPTVNEVMIDNPATAYPERGLAAAVKIMEQRRVDSLIIIDRERNLLGYAPILNLLGQYRDETKTLKDVMLPFAHTVQSDSPFTIALDLMSQYNLPYVPVVGRNGKFVGVITRGSMVRLMADVFPYADEVV, from the coding sequence ATGATTCAGCTTAGAAATATCACAAAAAAATATCCTGATGGTTTTAAGGCATTAAAGGATATCAATCTTGAACTTGAGGCAGGAAAAATTCATGTAGTGATCGGACCAAGCGGATGCGGGAAATCAACAACCATGAAGCTTATCAACCGTTTGATTACTCCGACTGAAGGCACGGTATACATAAATAATGAGGATATCTCGAAGATAAATCCTGTCGAGCTGAGGAGGAAGATCGGCTATGTCATTCAAAGCATCGGTCTTTTTCCGCACATGACCATAGCCGACAATGTCGCAGTCGTTCCGCGTTTACTGAAGTGGGAGGAAGAACGGACAACCCGGAAAGTGAATGAGCTGCTATCGATGGTCAATTTAGATCCAGAGACCTACCGCAGCCGTTTTCCAAGCGAGCTGAGCGGGGGACAGCAGCAGCGCGTTGGCGTGATTCGCGCACTTGCAGCAGAACCTGATGTCATTTTGATGGACGAGCCGTTTAGCGCACTTGATCCAATCAGCCGTGATCAGCTTCAGGCAGAGCTAGTGAATTTACAGGATGATCTGAAAAAGACCATCGTGTTTGTCACTCATGATATGGACGAAGCCATTAAAATTGCGGATAACATCATTTTAATGAAGGATGGAGAAGTGATCCAGGTAGGATCGCCAGACTCGATCTTGCGGCATCCGGCAAATGATTTTGTGAAAGAGTTCATTGGGAAGAAGCGTTTAAAAGAGCATAATGATACAAGTTTTCCGATGGATCCCGATGAAATTCCAACCGTTAATGAAGTCATGATTGATAATCCTGCAACAGCCTATCCAGAAAGAGGTCTTGCAGCCGCAGTGAAAATCATGGAGCAAAGACGAGTGGATTCGCTGATTATTATTGACCGGGAACGCAACTTGCTGGGATATGCGCCAATTTTGAATCTTCTGGGACAATACCGTGATGAAACCAAAACGCTGAAAGATGTCATGCTGCCTTTCGCGCATACCGTCCAATCTGACAGTCCTTTTACAATTGCACTTGATTTAATGAGCCAGTATAACCTGCCTTATGTACCGGTTGTTGGAAGAAACGGCAAGTTTGTCGGCGTGATTACGAGAGGAAGCATGGTCCGCTTAATGGCAGACGTATTTCCTTATGCAGATGAGGTGGTTTAA
- the brnQ gene encoding branched-chain amino acid transport system II carrier protein — protein MTKEFSGKQLVFISLMLFSMFFGAGNLIFPVFLGQAAGDNMWPSLAGFIVSAVGLPILGVVAIAKAGSFQTLNSRVHPLFALIFPFIIYISIGPGLAIPRAGSLAYEMGAAPFLPEGLAVNPATLFIYTIVFFGLVYWLSMSPSKLVDLFGKLLTPIVLALIVIILVKSLITPIGSFELPTGNYGNSPVFQGFLDGYLTMDALAALAFGIVIANTIRAQGVENDKLLSHYMISAGIGAGILLTVIYIILGYLGAASASLGQSENGAQILTNIMGYLFGQSGTLILGIVFTLACFCVSIGLVISCSQFFAGAVSKVPYKAWVLILCLTSTAVANLGLTQILKVSVPILGMIYPIAIVLIFLPLIHQYIENSSYIYVTTVAVVGLFSILDTVNKTFMGEALSPVLNAMPLYQEGIGWLIPALIGIALGYLLGKRKTSSVPAYK, from the coding sequence ATGACAAAGGAATTTAGTGGGAAACAACTTGTTTTTATTAGCTTAATGCTATTTTCAATGTTTTTTGGGGCAGGAAATTTAATTTTCCCAGTCTTTCTTGGACAGGCTGCCGGGGATAATATGTGGCCATCCCTTGCAGGATTTATTGTTTCTGCAGTAGGACTGCCGATCCTGGGGGTTGTGGCTATTGCGAAAGCAGGGAGCTTTCAGACACTGAATTCCCGTGTACACCCGTTATTTGCTCTTATTTTTCCATTTATCATTTATATTTCAATCGGACCGGGCCTTGCCATCCCTAGAGCAGGAAGTCTTGCCTACGAAATGGGAGCAGCACCATTTCTTCCTGAAGGATTAGCAGTTAATCCTGCAACACTATTCATTTATACAATTGTCTTTTTTGGTCTAGTTTACTGGCTGAGCATGTCACCATCTAAGCTTGTAGATTTGTTTGGAAAACTGCTGACGCCTATTGTGCTCGCACTTATTGTGATCATTTTGGTGAAAAGCCTGATCACTCCAATTGGTTCTTTTGAACTTCCAACAGGCAATTATGGAAATAGTCCTGTTTTTCAAGGGTTTTTGGATGGCTATTTAACGATGGACGCCCTTGCTGCCCTTGCATTTGGCATTGTGATTGCCAATACGATTCGGGCACAGGGAGTAGAGAATGATAAGTTGCTGTCACACTATATGATTTCCGCGGGAATCGGAGCTGGAATCTTACTGACTGTCATCTACATTATCCTTGGATATCTAGGTGCTGCCAGCGCATCTCTTGGCCAGTCAGAAAACGGTGCGCAGATTTTGACAAATATTATGGGGTATCTCTTCGGACAAAGCGGTACTCTCATCTTAGGAATTGTTTTTACACTTGCATGCTTCTGCGTCTCCATTGGTCTTGTGATTTCATGCAGCCAGTTTTTCGCTGGTGCAGTGTCAAAAGTTCCATATAAAGCCTGGGTTCTTATTCTTTGTCTGACTAGCACAGCGGTTGCGAATTTAGGTTTAACTCAAATTCTTAAAGTGTCCGTGCCGATTCTGGGCATGATTTATCCAATTGCAATTGTGCTGATCTTCCTTCCACTAATCCATCAGTATATTGAAAACAGTTCTTATATTTATGTTACAACTGTCGCAGTTGTCGGACTGTTCAGCATCCTAGATACAGTAAATAAAACATTTATGGGAGAAGCATTGAGTCCGGTTTTGAATGCAATGCCGCTGTATCAAGAGGGAATAGGCTGGCTCATTCCGGCACTCATCGGGATCGCACTCGGCTATCTTCTTGGTAAAAGAAAAACATCAAGTGTTCCTGCCTATAAGTAA
- a CDS encoding DUF4352 domain-containing protein, whose protein sequence is MKKLWTLLLLTLILTACQAQASAPKDAAEEEKETVSEPSANKQSTNDVYVPNPQITDDRELLEVGQTFKDDKGAAELKAIKKVNETYQVGDVELIIHDVKIIEHTPAYSMIDFFHSFTHEETFNIVKVNIEVKNTSDQPVFFSPLAVLETNTGEHKDWESDIYLEELNGELAANGSKRGNIGFILDHSDKEIKSIKILTSDLLNQEQQIEEKAQEINIKF, encoded by the coding sequence ATGAAAAAATTATGGACCCTCCTATTATTAACGTTAATTCTTACAGCATGTCAAGCTCAAGCTTCAGCACCAAAAGATGCTGCTGAAGAAGAGAAAGAAACGGTATCTGAACCCTCAGCAAATAAACAATCTACAAACGATGTCTACGTTCCAAACCCTCAAATTACAGATGACCGCGAGCTGCTTGAAGTCGGTCAGACTTTTAAGGACGACAAAGGAGCAGCAGAGTTAAAAGCTATTAAGAAAGTCAATGAAACGTACCAAGTCGGCGATGTTGAACTAATAATCCATGATGTCAAAATTATCGAGCATACACCGGCCTACAGCATGATCGATTTCTTTCACTCTTTTACACATGAAGAAACGTTTAATATTGTGAAAGTAAATATTGAAGTTAAAAATACGTCAGATCAGCCTGTTTTCTTCTCACCGTTAGCTGTCCTTGAAACGAATACAGGTGAGCATAAAGATTGGGAGTCTGATATTTACCTCGAGGAGTTAAATGGCGAGCTTGCGGCAAATGGATCTAAACGGGGGAATATCGGATTTATCTTGGATCATTCTGATAAAGAGATTAAGAGTATTAAAATTTTGACGAGTGATCTATTAAATCAAGAACAACAGATAGAAGAGAAAGCACAGGAAATAAACATTAAGTTTTAA
- a CDS encoding alkaline phosphatase yields MFNRKFGKKVIPVAVLSAVVAGSLIGSFPEAKANHAEASSNKTGEIKNVIFLIGDGMGVSYTSSYRYLQDNPNTPVAERTEFDKHLVGNQMTYPEDPSENVTDSASAATAMSTGYKTFNAAIAVDNDGTELKTVLESAKEKGKSTGLVATSEITHATPASFGAHDMSRKNMNSLADDYYDEMINGKHKVDVMLGGGSSNFIRGDRNLTEEFKKDGYSYVTNKEDLLKDKNEQVLGLFAEGGMPKMIDRNNETPSLQDMTNSALTRLNKDKDGFFLMVEGSQVDWAGHDNDIVAAMSEMQDFEKAYKAAIEFAKKDKHTLVVATADHSTGGYSIGANGVYNWFGEPIKAAKRTPDFMANEIVTKGADAEKTLKQNIDLDLTAEEINSVKKAAEEGKADKDKGILRVDNAIESIFNKRTNTGWTTGGHTGEDVPVFAYGPGSELFAGQKDNTDHAEIIFKILEKNKKK; encoded by the coding sequence TTGTTTAATAGAAAGTTTGGAAAAAAAGTCATTCCGGTTGCTGTACTTTCAGCAGTGGTTGCTGGCAGTTTAATTGGAAGCTTTCCTGAGGCGAAAGCGAATCATGCAGAAGCATCCTCTAATAAAACGGGCGAAATCAAAAACGTTATTTTTTTAATCGGTGACGGAATGGGAGTATCATATACTTCATCTTACCGCTATCTGCAGGATAATCCAAATACACCAGTCGCTGAACGCACAGAATTTGATAAGCATCTTGTCGGCAATCAGATGACATATCCTGAAGATCCGTCAGAAAATGTAACGGATTCAGCGTCAGCAGCAACGGCAATGTCAACTGGGTACAAAACGTTCAATGCAGCGATTGCTGTAGACAACGATGGAACGGAACTTAAAACGGTTTTAGAATCTGCAAAAGAAAAAGGAAAGTCAACTGGACTTGTTGCAACTTCTGAAATCACGCATGCCACTCCGGCATCGTTCGGCGCACATGACATGAGCCGTAAAAACATGAACTCATTAGCAGATGATTACTACGACGAAATGATTAACGGCAAGCACAAAGTAGATGTGATGCTTGGGGGCGGCTCAAGCAACTTCATCCGCGGTGACCGCAACCTGACAGAAGAATTCAAAAAAGATGGATACAGCTATGTTACTAATAAGGAAGATTTATTGAAGGATAAAAATGAGCAAGTACTTGGATTGTTTGCAGAAGGCGGTATGCCGAAAATGATCGACCGCAACAATGAAACACCTTCGCTTCAAGACATGACCAACTCTGCATTGACAAGGTTAAATAAGGACAAAGACGGATTTTTCCTTATGGTTGAAGGCAGCCAGGTCGACTGGGCAGGTCATGACAATGATATTGTCGCAGCCATGAGTGAAATGCAGGATTTTGAAAAAGCATACAAAGCAGCGATTGAATTTGCTAAAAAGGACAAGCATACACTAGTGGTTGCTACAGCTGATCATTCAACTGGCGGATATTCAATCGGCGCTAATGGTGTCTACAACTGGTTTGGTGAACCGATTAAAGCTGCTAAGCGCACACCTGATTTCATGGCTAATGAAATTGTCACTAAAGGTGCAGATGCAGAAAAAACATTAAAGCAAAATATCGATTTAGATCTAACGGCAGAAGAAATTAATTCTGTTAAAAAGGCTGCTGAGGAAGGAAAAGCAGATAAAGATAAAGGTATTTTACGAGTAGATAATGCAATTGAATCTATTTTTAACAAGCGCACAAACACAGGCTGGACAACTGGCGGTCACACAGGAGAAGATGTTCCTGTATTTGCTTATGGACCTGGATCAGAATTGTTTGCAGGCCAAAAGGACAACACAGATCATGCAGAAATAATCTTTAAGATTTTAGAGAAAAACAAAAAGAAATAA
- a CDS encoding MFS transporter has translation MKSVSLLFYNQLLSTFASTFGTFCISWIVYGETGSKFAMGGLWLVSIAGQLLIQFLAGPYIDRFQRTTMMKTSEWIRCSAYFLLWMIIFSGNAEVEFLYFSAFITSIVVYDPAAAALIPKLVKDEELVKVNAKISGGVQLMRFISLPAAGLIVTAVDYKDALLSISIMFFISFTMIQKINEPFIRKTKKNTWTGQFKEGFTIYRNHWILLVLGGFISVASFGVYASQTMYIPYIAEIIGGSAFEYGLFAASFPLGYILGSYAAAKIRVPKQSLYIVMTSALFIGGCTYLALGVTKILWAAILIEIIAGAVMPFWNIYSTTLYQRLVPDSVLGQILSVRFLLTKAAAPLGILYGTFCASQIGISALFLSVGLLICIVSGAGAVILKVFRRRLAVQAAD, from the coding sequence ATGAAAAGTGTTTCCTTGCTTTTTTACAATCAGCTGCTTTCAACCTTCGCAAGTACGTTTGGCACCTTTTGCATTTCCTGGATTGTCTATGGGGAAACAGGCTCTAAGTTTGCGATGGGAGGACTTTGGCTGGTGAGTATTGCGGGCCAGCTGCTGATCCAATTTTTAGCGGGTCCCTATATCGATCGTTTTCAAAGAACGACTATGATGAAAACTTCAGAATGGATAAGATGTTCAGCTTATTTTCTATTGTGGATGATCATTTTTTCAGGAAATGCAGAGGTTGAATTTCTTTACTTTTCAGCTTTTATAACTTCAATTGTCGTTTATGACCCTGCTGCTGCAGCGCTTATACCAAAACTCGTTAAAGATGAGGAATTAGTAAAAGTGAATGCGAAAATCTCAGGCGGAGTCCAGCTAATGAGGTTTATTTCTCTTCCTGCTGCAGGTTTGATAGTAACCGCTGTTGATTATAAGGATGCTCTTTTATCCATTTCTATTATGTTTTTCATTTCTTTTACAATGATACAGAAGATCAATGAGCCATTTATCAGAAAAACGAAAAAGAATACTTGGACAGGTCAATTTAAAGAGGGTTTCACAATTTATCGAAACCATTGGATTTTGCTTGTTTTAGGAGGATTTATTTCCGTTGCCAGCTTTGGCGTATACGCTTCGCAAACGATGTACATTCCATACATAGCTGAGATAATCGGCGGCTCTGCTTTTGAATATGGTCTGTTCGCGGCTTCTTTTCCATTAGGCTATATTCTTGGGAGCTATGCCGCTGCAAAAATAAGAGTTCCAAAACAATCACTGTATATTGTCATGACCTCCGCGCTATTTATTGGAGGCTGCACGTATTTAGCTTTAGGAGTCACTAAAATTTTATGGGCTGCTATTTTAATAGAAATCATTGCTGGAGCCGTCATGCCTTTTTGGAACATCTACAGCACGACCCTCTATCAGCGGCTGGTACCAGATTCGGTCCTTGGACAAATTCTGTCGGTCAGGTTCTTGTTAACAAAAGCGGCCGCTCCTTTGGGGATTTTGTATGGAACTTTTTGCGCTTCGCAAATTGGGATTTCTGCTTTGTTTTTATCCGTTGGGCTTCTGATATGTATAGTGTCAGGCGCAGGCGCTGTAATCCTGAAGGTTTTCAGAAGGAGACTTGCAGTTCAGGCGGCAGATTAA
- a CDS encoding ArsR/SmtB family transcription factor: protein MNLLNTSFERKSYEVELKHSIIFECVLGIAMITYPKLHNQLEKPKQEWDHIRYNLSESLTAELQYCQEHNTWKMLLQLLHEENFSSFKDLHGFIDDLPDQHLKYLILPYLDQTQDENRLKASNGDAESENEMILACKEHAFFPQMIHFICRCDLKELRNHFKQVTIGWYREFIQKQELEIRSILERDQKEKEHWLKNQSPQEIVLHAAGVDYKPEPGITKVLLIPHHIYRPWTIQANLEETKVFYYPVSNNSLNETADPYEPPAQLVQRFKAIGDEKRLRIVKLLSEKERTLKELTALLGMGKTTVHHHLSLLRSAGIVKVTGAYYSVTEQAFRGIETQIENYLERN from the coding sequence ATGAACTTATTAAACACATCCTTTGAAAGAAAATCATACGAAGTAGAACTAAAGCATTCGATAATATTTGAATGTGTGCTTGGAATTGCCATGATTACATATCCAAAGCTGCATAACCAGCTGGAGAAGCCAAAGCAGGAATGGGATCACATCCGATATAATCTTTCTGAAAGTCTGACGGCCGAGCTGCAATATTGTCAGGAACACAATACGTGGAAAATGCTGCTGCAGCTTTTGCACGAGGAGAATTTTTCTTCTTTTAAAGATCTACATGGTTTTATTGATGATCTTCCTGATCAGCACCTGAAATATTTGATACTGCCTTACTTGGATCAAACTCAGGATGAGAACCGTCTGAAGGCTTCCAATGGAGATGCTGAATCTGAAAATGAGATGATCCTTGCTTGTAAAGAACACGCTTTTTTCCCGCAAATGATTCATTTCATTTGCAGGTGTGACTTAAAAGAACTTAGAAACCATTTTAAACAGGTAACAATCGGCTGGTACAGAGAATTTATACAAAAACAGGAATTAGAAATAAGAAGCATTCTGGAACGTGATCAAAAGGAAAAGGAACATTGGCTGAAAAATCAGAGTCCTCAGGAAATTGTTCTTCATGCAGCAGGTGTAGATTACAAGCCGGAGCCAGGTATTACAAAGGTTTTGCTGATCCCGCATCACATTTACCGGCCGTGGACCATTCAGGCTAATTTAGAAGAAACAAAAGTCTTCTATTATCCAGTAAGTAATAACAGTCTGAATGAAACAGCAGATCCTTACGAGCCGCCTGCACAGCTTGTCCAGCGTTTTAAAGCAATTGGAGATGAAAAGCGGCTGCGGATCGTAAAGCTGCTTTCTGAAAAAGAGAGAACATTAAAGGAGCTTACAGCTTTACTTGGAATGGGCAAAACAACGGTTCATCACCATTTATCATTATTGCGTTCAGCAGGAATTGTGAAAGTGACTGGTGCTTATTATTCCGTAACAGAACAAGCTTTCCGGGGTATTGAAACCCAAATTGAGAATTATTTAGAACGGAACTGA